Proteins from a genomic interval of Bifidobacterium longum subsp. infantis ATCC 15697 = JCM 1222 = DSM 20088:
- a CDS encoding pyrroline-5-carboxylate reductase family protein, with amino-acid sequence MGANLYFIGGGNMPSAIIEAVRRKAAAYPVDHIWVEEISRERAEYLASTYNTETASPTDAPDADIVVIAVRPQDDVAGVAASVARRFDPAKTTVISIVAGYTIAKLEQGLGHGWRVARIIPNTLTTVDYGYSGVALNGAAAREDVDAFLNTFGKVLYVEERLIDVITGFYPPNIVYHFIDAYVDAGVLAGLPRDAARAIALDTIIGGTEFLKQKDVLPQVLLNINNSPGGVGITEAYTLNKTGFAASIQSAVLAAVERTTALGGDAK; translated from the coding sequence ATGGGAGCGAACCTGTATTTCATCGGCGGAGGCAATATGCCGAGCGCCATCATAGAAGCGGTGCGACGTAAGGCCGCCGCATATCCGGTCGACCACATCTGGGTTGAGGAAATCTCACGGGAACGCGCCGAATATCTGGCATCCACGTACAACACCGAGACGGCGTCACCGACGGACGCCCCGGATGCCGACATCGTGGTAATCGCGGTGCGCCCGCAAGACGATGTCGCCGGCGTGGCCGCTTCAGTGGCGCGACGTTTCGACCCGGCGAAGACCACGGTGATCTCCATCGTAGCCGGCTATACCATCGCCAAGCTTGAGCAAGGGCTCGGCCATGGGTGGCGTGTGGCCCGCATCATCCCGAACACACTCACCACCGTGGATTACGGTTACAGCGGCGTGGCGCTGAATGGGGCCGCGGCACGCGAGGACGTGGATGCGTTCCTCAACACTTTCGGCAAAGTACTGTATGTCGAGGAACGACTTATCGACGTAATCACCGGTTTTTACCCGCCGAACATCGTCTACCATTTCATCGACGCCTACGTGGATGCCGGTGTGCTGGCCGGTCTGCCCCGGGACGCGGCCAGAGCCATCGCGCTCGACACCATCATCGGCGGCACCGAATTCCTCAAACAGAAAGACGTGCTGCCTCAAGTGCTGCTCAATATCAACAACTCCCCCGGCGGAGTGGGAATCACCGAGGCATATACCCTGAACAAAACCGGATTCGCGGCATCCATACAATCCGCGGTGCTGGCGGCGGTCGAGCGCACCACGGCGCTCGGCGGCGATGCAAAGTAA
- a CDS encoding cysteine ABC transporter substrate-binding protein, with product MSIKVGRSFKALIAAGAALVMAASMAACGPSAGTPSEAKSSDTGTSSGANAKARSLDEIKKSGKIKIAVFSDKAPFGYVDKDGKYQGYDVYFAERLAKDLGVKPEYTSVDPAARVDVLTSNKVDLVLANFTVTEERKEKVDFAKPYMKVALGVVSPQNAPITDVGQLDGKTLIIAKGTTAETWFEKNAPNVKLQKYDQYADAYNALLDGRGDAFSTDNTEVLAWAKSNKGFKVGITHLGDDDTIAPAVQKGNKELLDFVNDEIVKLGKDDFFHKDYQETLAPVYGDEVNPDEIVVEGGEV from the coding sequence ATGAGTATCAAGGTTGGGAGATCATTCAAAGCACTGATTGCCGCAGGTGCGGCATTGGTAATGGCGGCATCCATGGCCGCATGCGGTCCGTCCGCAGGCACCCCGAGCGAAGCGAAGTCCTCTGACACAGGCACCAGCTCCGGCGCCAACGCCAAGGCCCGCAGCCTCGACGAGATCAAGAAGAGCGGCAAGATCAAGATTGCCGTCTTCTCCGACAAGGCACCATTCGGCTACGTGGACAAGGACGGCAAGTACCAGGGCTATGACGTCTACTTCGCCGAACGACTGGCCAAGGATCTGGGCGTGAAGCCGGAATACACGTCGGTCGATCCGGCCGCCCGCGTGGATGTGCTCACCTCCAACAAGGTCGATCTGGTGCTCGCCAACTTCACCGTCACCGAGGAGCGCAAGGAGAAGGTCGACTTCGCCAAGCCGTACATGAAGGTGGCGCTCGGCGTGGTCTCCCCGCAGAACGCGCCGATCACCGATGTCGGCCAGCTCGACGGCAAGACCCTGATCATCGCCAAGGGCACCACCGCCGAAACCTGGTTCGAGAAGAACGCGCCGAACGTCAAGCTGCAGAAGTACGACCAGTACGCCGATGCCTACAACGCACTGCTGGACGGCCGTGGTGACGCCTTCTCCACCGACAACACCGAGGTGCTCGCCTGGGCCAAGTCCAACAAGGGATTCAAGGTCGGCATCACCCACCTTGGTGACGACGACACCATCGCCCCAGCGGTGCAGAAGGGCAACAAGGAACTGCTGGACTTCGTGAACGATGAGATCGTCAAACTCGGCAAGGACGACTTCTTCCACAAGGATTACCAGGAGACCCTGGCACCGGTGTACGGCGACGAGGTCAATCCCGACGAGATCGTGGTCGAAGGCGGTGAGGTCTGA
- a CDS encoding ATP-binding cassette domain-containing protein: MTDSETVFSTVDAVTGIDIDNERLDNADDLAEYSERHRQAVLDAPVMLRVRELDKSFEGLHAVNKVSFDLHQGEVISIIGPNGSGKSTTINLISGFLQPDSGLIDLADEPVAGLSPADMSERGLLRTFQNGRVFGGLTVEENINLGYHRRLVAARPFKSLQRYPIARWLSLLAETGVALVPGPRTRREADEVNIRVDREIDRFRERLSARRRDCTYTLSYANRRRTEIARAHISEPKILLLDEPTAGMNQSETAEVLRQLQYLKAQGHTILLVEHKIDLVTALSDRVLAMDGGRVIAQGAPDDVRNAPQVVEAYLGKRREMNHTRVAGQSHVLAMQNSIGAVVEVEDTGAGTGRDETGTLDDGGDALLALDGVNVYYGQVHALQNVSICVPKGAIVSLLGGNASGKSTTMKTILGINHPKTGSLWFQGEDVTGLSTRRRVQAGIAAVPEARRVFPQMTVEENLLSGAYTRHDREGVAGDLEAMYDRFPRLKERRMQQAGTMSGGEQQMLAFARALMSRPKIICMDEPTMGLSPKLVEDVLEQIARLRDELGVSVLMVEQQAELALSIADYGYVLQNGRIRLHGKAGDLLGNERVQEAYLGGVKQ, encoded by the coding sequence ATGACCGATTCCGAGACCGTATTTTCCACCGTAGACGCCGTGACCGGCATCGATATCGACAACGAACGCCTCGATAACGCGGATGATCTGGCTGAATATTCCGAAAGACACCGCCAGGCCGTCCTTGACGCGCCGGTGATGCTGCGCGTGCGCGAGCTCGACAAGTCCTTCGAGGGGCTGCACGCCGTCAACAAGGTCTCTTTCGACCTGCATCAAGGTGAGGTCATTTCCATCATCGGCCCGAACGGTTCGGGAAAATCGACCACAATCAACCTGATCTCCGGTTTTCTGCAGCCTGATTCCGGGCTCATCGATCTTGCCGACGAGCCGGTTGCCGGTCTGAGCCCTGCGGACATGTCTGAACGGGGACTGCTGCGCACCTTCCAGAACGGTCGTGTGTTCGGCGGTCTTACCGTCGAAGAAAACATCAATCTCGGATATCACCGGCGACTCGTCGCGGCACGCCCGTTCAAAAGCCTGCAAAGGTATCCGATCGCGCGTTGGCTGTCGTTGCTCGCCGAGACCGGCGTGGCGCTGGTTCCCGGACCGCGGACTCGGCGCGAAGCCGATGAGGTGAACATCCGCGTGGATCGGGAAATCGACCGTTTCCGTGAACGACTGAGCGCGCGTCGACGGGATTGCACCTACACGTTGTCGTACGCGAATCGTCGTCGTACCGAAATCGCCCGTGCCCACATCAGCGAACCGAAGATCCTGCTGCTCGATGAGCCGACCGCCGGCATGAACCAGTCGGAGACCGCCGAAGTGCTTCGTCAACTGCAGTATCTGAAAGCGCAGGGACATACCATCCTATTGGTCGAGCACAAGATCGATCTGGTCACTGCATTGTCCGACCGTGTGCTTGCGATGGATGGCGGCCGCGTCATCGCGCAAGGCGCCCCGGATGATGTGCGCAATGCCCCGCAGGTGGTCGAGGCGTATCTCGGCAAGCGGCGTGAAATGAACCATACCCGGGTCGCCGGGCAGTCGCATGTGCTTGCGATGCAGAACTCCATTGGCGCCGTCGTCGAAGTCGAGGACACCGGTGCCGGTACCGGACGAGATGAAACCGGGACGTTGGATGATGGCGGGGATGCCCTGCTTGCGCTCGATGGAGTGAATGTGTATTACGGGCAGGTCCACGCGTTGCAGAACGTGTCGATCTGCGTACCCAAAGGGGCCATCGTCTCTCTGCTGGGAGGCAACGCTTCCGGCAAGTCGACCACGATGAAGACGATTTTGGGCATCAATCATCCGAAGACCGGTTCGCTGTGGTTCCAAGGCGAGGATGTGACCGGACTGTCCACGCGCAGACGGGTCCAAGCCGGTATCGCCGCCGTGCCCGAGGCGAGGCGCGTGTTTCCGCAGATGACGGTGGAGGAGAATCTGTTGTCTGGCGCCTATACGCGACACGACAGGGAGGGTGTGGCCGGCGATCTGGAAGCCATGTACGATCGCTTCCCTCGTTTGAAGGAACGTCGTATGCAGCAGGCCGGCACGATGTCCGGCGGCGAGCAGCAGATGCTGGCGTTCGCGCGAGCCCTGATGAGTCGCCCGAAAATCATCTGCATGGACGAGCCGACGATGGGCTTGTCTCCCAAACTCGTCGAAGACGTACTCGAACAGATAGCGCGACTGCGTGACGAATTGGGCGTTTCCGTGCTCATGGTCGAACAGCAGGCCGAGCTGGCTCTCTCGATCGCCGACTATGGTTATGTGCTGCAGAACGGACGTATCCGGCTGCATGGCAAAGCCGGCGACCTGCTCGGCAACGAGCGGGTGCAGGAGGCGTATTTGGGAGGAGTGAAACAATGA
- a CDS encoding mycoredoxin, with product MAIDVYGATWCGDCRQAKNTLDELGAAYIWHNIEEEDGAADRAVAISGQQHIPVVLYDDGSFQVEPSAKDIRNKLRELNLLTD from the coding sequence ATGGCCATTGATGTGTACGGCGCCACATGGTGTGGTGATTGCCGTCAGGCGAAGAACACGTTGGATGAGCTGGGTGCGGCGTATATCTGGCATAACATCGAAGAGGAGGACGGTGCCGCCGATCGTGCCGTGGCCATCAGCGGCCAGCAGCATATTCCGGTGGTGCTGTACGATGATGGCTCCTTCCAGGTGGAGCCCTCCGCCAAGGACATCAGGAACAAGCTGCGGGAGTTGAATCTGCTGACTGACTGA
- a CDS encoding VOC family protein, producing MTQQFTWDHTVEFVNDLKSAERTFADAGLTSQYGGKHVGHGTENSLAYFADNYLEFLALYDREEALSETPDHGLIFHEAGELLPEYVGFYRPALHVHGIEQAAERLTAKGLDLGHIVPGNRTTAAGEEIRWRLLWIKGDDRGLRYPFVIDWGASESEQLARYESGGLLHRHAIGEVDTRRAIFAVPDPAAVAAHWSDVFGLGLTEGGDADRPDEHYFDLDVGGHRVWRFVQGQCNAITELQYDAPAGKSFDVTIGQARFRSL from the coding sequence ATGACGCAACAATTCACCTGGGACCATACGGTCGAATTCGTGAATGACCTCAAGTCCGCCGAACGGACGTTCGCCGACGCAGGGCTGACTTCCCAATACGGCGGCAAGCACGTGGGGCATGGCACGGAGAACTCCTTGGCCTACTTCGCCGATAACTATCTGGAGTTCCTGGCATTGTACGACCGCGAGGAAGCCTTGTCGGAGACGCCGGACCATGGGCTGATATTCCATGAAGCCGGGGAGCTGCTGCCCGAGTATGTGGGATTCTATCGTCCGGCATTGCACGTGCATGGCATCGAACAGGCGGCCGAACGGCTCACGGCCAAAGGCCTTGATCTTGGCCATATCGTTCCGGGCAATCGCACGACGGCCGCCGGTGAGGAGATACGCTGGCGGTTGCTCTGGATCAAGGGCGATGATCGGGGCCTGCGCTATCCGTTCGTCATCGATTGGGGTGCGAGCGAATCCGAGCAACTGGCCCGCTACGAGAGCGGCGGACTGCTGCACCGGCATGCCATAGGCGAAGTGGACACCCGTCGCGCGATTTTCGCGGTGCCCGACCCCGCGGCGGTGGCCGCGCACTGGTCCGACGTGTTTGGTTTGGGTCTCACGGAAGGCGGGGACGCCGACCGGCCCGATGAGCACTATTTCGATCTCGATGTGGGAGGGCATCGTGTCTGGCGCTTCGTCCAGGGTCAATGCAACGCCATCACCGAACTGCAGTACGACGCCCCCGCCGGCAAATCCTTCGATGTGACCATCGGCCAGGCGCGATTCAGAAGCCTGTAA
- a CDS encoding uroporphyrinogen decarboxylase family protein, whose amino-acid sequence MVNRRADFHAIVNHQSRTPYLVSAWQHLVGHEYGAEEFAKATIDFVNRWDWEWVKINPRAIYYAEAWGSRYDRNDYAGFVLPKKIGAAITEPDDVRGVKELDVRDNEYFAEALAAAALIRHGLEDRAVLQTVFSPLSVLLQIADLPLYPGDDYATATLRVEDLIFNQPGVAKLALANIARTLASYARALVRPESEGGAGLDGVFYALTGTVSEGYFDAQRYLEFSEPYDRIVIDAVHRANPDAVVLLHTCRAESHPNWFDVKGVDLLQWDQYQPGNPQVDADLTAVPVAGAPYDLFAPDGDVEQVRRELAKTSALRTGKPFLLAPSCTVPTPAGDEALQALSDIRVG is encoded by the coding sequence ATGGTCAATCGTCGCGCCGACTTCCACGCCATCGTCAATCATCAGTCCCGGACGCCGTATCTGGTTAGCGCCTGGCAGCATCTTGTCGGTCATGAATACGGTGCCGAGGAATTCGCCAAGGCCACCATCGATTTCGTCAATCGCTGGGATTGGGAATGGGTGAAGATCAATCCGCGCGCCATATACTATGCCGAGGCTTGGGGCTCTCGGTACGATCGCAACGATTATGCCGGATTCGTGCTGCCGAAGAAGATCGGCGCCGCAATCACCGAACCGGATGATGTGCGTGGAGTCAAGGAACTCGACGTTCGTGACAATGAGTATTTCGCCGAGGCTCTGGCCGCCGCCGCCCTTATCCGGCATGGCCTTGAGGATCGTGCCGTGCTGCAGACCGTCTTTTCGCCATTGTCCGTCCTGCTGCAGATCGCCGATCTGCCGCTGTACCCGGGTGACGATTACGCCACCGCGACGCTCCGCGTCGAAGATCTGATCTTCAATCAGCCTGGTGTCGCCAAGCTGGCGCTCGCCAACATCGCCCGCACACTCGCCTCCTATGCGCGTGCGTTGGTTCGTCCCGAGTCCGAAGGCGGAGCGGGACTCGACGGCGTGTTCTACGCGCTCACCGGCACGGTGAGCGAGGGTTATTTCGACGCGCAACGCTATCTTGAATTCTCCGAACCATACGATCGCATCGTGATTGACGCGGTGCATCGCGCCAACCCGGACGCCGTGGTGCTGCTGCACACCTGTCGTGCTGAATCCCACCCGAATTGGTTCGACGTGAAGGGTGTGGACCTGCTGCAGTGGGATCAGTATCAACCGGGAAACCCGCAGGTGGATGCCGACCTGACGGCTGTGCCGGTCGCCGGTGCCCCGTACGACCTGTTCGCGCCGGACGGTGACGTCGAACAGGTGCGCCGCGAATTGGCCAAGACCAGCGCGCTTCGTACGGGCAAACCGTTTTTGCTGGCACCAAGCTGCACGGTTCCGACCCCGGCGGGCGACGAGGCGCTGCAGGCATTGAGCGACATCCGCGTGGGCTGA
- a CDS encoding ABC transporter substrate-binding protein, with amino-acid sequence MTIKTIIRTAIASVVTAGTLIGVSACGLGGDAASGSSDDTVNIGVIYPKTGQYAQYGKLFQQGFDLAVAKVNKDGGVKGKKLGLRYYDTQSDAKQDAAVAPKIVSDKSIIAVVGDYASPASSAASPIFQQAGLVHYGFNNSAPTFTDTGDHVWTPQIGQDKYQKTNADIVAKKAKKIAVVYIENDWGKQAYRYFKQEAEKNGTQIVYESSYLPDSTDLSPILIPARDAKPDAVVDIGYGPDGALVINTLRDKLGYDGLYFGGQETKEFLDLAGKNAEGSIITGSFSATGTKDAKAQQFVKDFKAKYGNNPGNFEVTAYEAIIDLAYAANKTEPTREGIQKALQTVTDFPLYQGNGGTFKFDRQSRRADNIDPILLIVKDGKFEQYEG; translated from the coding sequence ATGACCATCAAGACAATCATCCGTACGGCGATCGCATCCGTGGTCACTGCGGGAACACTGATTGGCGTCTCCGCATGCGGCCTTGGCGGGGATGCCGCCAGCGGTTCCAGCGACGACACCGTGAACATCGGAGTCATCTATCCGAAGACCGGGCAATATGCGCAATACGGCAAACTGTTCCAGCAAGGCTTCGATCTGGCGGTTGCCAAGGTGAACAAGGATGGCGGCGTCAAGGGTAAGAAGCTTGGTCTTCGATACTATGACACGCAGTCCGATGCCAAGCAAGACGCCGCGGTGGCTCCCAAGATCGTGTCGGACAAGTCGATCATCGCCGTGGTGGGTGACTATGCCTCGCCCGCATCCTCGGCCGCGTCGCCCATCTTCCAGCAGGCCGGCCTCGTGCATTACGGTTTCAATAATTCGGCACCCACCTTTACCGATACCGGGGACCACGTATGGACTCCCCAGATCGGTCAGGACAAGTATCAGAAGACCAACGCGGATATAGTGGCCAAAAAAGCCAAGAAGATCGCGGTGGTCTACATCGAGAACGACTGGGGCAAACAGGCCTATCGGTACTTCAAGCAGGAGGCCGAGAAAAACGGTACCCAGATTGTGTACGAGTCCAGCTATCTGCCCGACTCCACCGACTTGTCGCCGATTCTGATTCCGGCGCGCGATGCCAAGCCTGACGCGGTGGTCGACATCGGCTACGGGCCGGACGGCGCTCTGGTGATCAATACCCTGCGCGACAAGCTGGGGTACGACGGCCTGTACTTCGGTGGTCAGGAAACCAAGGAGTTCCTCGATCTCGCCGGCAAAAACGCCGAGGGTTCGATCATCACCGGATCCTTCTCCGCCACCGGCACCAAGGACGCCAAGGCCCAGCAGTTCGTCAAGGACTTCAAGGCCAAGTACGGCAACAACCCGGGCAATTTCGAAGTGACCGCCTACGAGGCGATCATCGATCTGGCCTATGCCGCCAACAAGACCGAACCGACCCGTGAAGGCATACAGAAGGCGCTGCAGACCGTGACGGATTTCCCGCTCTACCAGGGCAATGGCGGCACGTTCAAATTCGATCGGCAGAGTCGTCGCGCCGATAACATCGATCCGATTCTGCTCATCGTCAAAGATGGCAAGTTCGAACAATACGAAGGTTGA
- a CDS encoding ABC transporter permease, giving the protein MFDVLFAGLIHGSAYALVAVGMSLIFGVTNVANFAQGSIVAVGMMIAWWLGSSWGWGIVPTFVAVLVVTALLGLIMNVAIIAPLEGRKPIAALLATIGVGQVLDNGLQVVFGPQTRPFPKLLQTYNLQVAGVRFGTSDIVMVTLAVLSMLGLWAFLKFGKAGQAIRATSQDPEAAMQMGIPVKAIRNLSFVIGAVLAGVSGIFVGLFNGNINPMNGGTIGMTAFVAATIGGLGSIPGAVVGGLVLGVVEAFGISLFGDGAHDLITFGALIIILIVKPQGLLGPKTDVKSEPLTGTFLGGGRAITLPWWGNLIGAVALVSTPFFFNDYLSGVGTQVAIYAIAAVGLTLISGSAGQTILGMAGPFAVGAYASAILATQAHWPFLVALPAAGVIAALVASVLTFPVWRFSGHYVAIATIGVGAVMVAIIRLAEPLTKGSLGIQGIPFPKVFGVTLYTQQMMYLLDVIVLLVTLVIVMRIRTAHLGRVFEAVGSDREASEALSIRTGAYKALAYALAAFFAGLAGSLLAHQYTYIDPTIFNSNMSILILTIIVLGGMNSPLGAVLGSIVLIGAPELLRFASDARILLYGVLLVLVILFRPQGLFARKG; this is encoded by the coding sequence ATGTTTGATGTTCTTTTCGCCGGACTGATACACGGCAGCGCCTATGCGCTGGTCGCAGTCGGCATGTCGCTGATCTTCGGCGTCACCAACGTGGCCAACTTCGCCCAAGGTTCCATCGTGGCCGTGGGCATGATGATCGCCTGGTGGCTCGGTTCGTCATGGGGATGGGGAATCGTGCCCACATTCGTGGCGGTGCTCGTGGTTACCGCACTGCTGGGGCTGATCATGAACGTGGCGATCATCGCTCCGCTTGAAGGCCGTAAACCGATTGCGGCGCTGCTCGCCACCATTGGCGTCGGCCAGGTGCTCGACAATGGTCTGCAGGTCGTCTTCGGGCCACAGACCCGACCGTTCCCGAAACTGCTGCAGACCTATAACCTGCAAGTCGCCGGCGTGCGTTTCGGCACTTCGGACATCGTGATGGTGACGCTTGCCGTCCTCTCGATGCTTGGCTTATGGGCATTCCTCAAGTTCGGCAAAGCGGGACAGGCCATTCGCGCCACTTCCCAGGATCCCGAAGCCGCCATGCAGATGGGCATCCCGGTGAAGGCCATCCGTAACCTCTCCTTTGTGATCGGTGCCGTACTCGCCGGCGTTTCCGGCATCTTCGTGGGCTTGTTCAACGGCAACATCAATCCGATGAATGGCGGCACCATTGGTATGACGGCGTTCGTGGCGGCCACGATCGGCGGTCTAGGCTCCATCCCGGGAGCCGTGGTCGGCGGTCTTGTGCTCGGTGTGGTGGAAGCGTTCGGCATCTCTCTGTTCGGAGACGGTGCACATGACCTCATCACCTTCGGCGCGTTGATCATCATCCTCATCGTGAAGCCGCAGGGTCTGCTTGGGCCGAAGACCGATGTCAAATCCGAGCCGCTGACCGGCACGTTCCTGGGAGGCGGCAGGGCGATCACGCTGCCCTGGTGGGGTAATCTCATCGGTGCCGTGGCACTCGTATCCACCCCGTTCTTCTTCAATGACTACCTGTCCGGCGTGGGCACTCAGGTCGCCATCTATGCCATCGCCGCCGTGGGACTGACGTTGATTTCCGGCTCCGCGGGCCAAACGATTCTGGGCATGGCAGGACCGTTCGCCGTGGGTGCCTATGCCTCCGCGATTCTGGCCACGCAGGCGCATTGGCCCTTCCTGGTGGCGTTGCCCGCCGCAGGTGTGATCGCGGCGCTTGTCGCCTCGGTGCTCACCTTCCCCGTATGGAGGTTTTCCGGCCATTATGTCGCCATCGCCACCATCGGCGTAGGTGCGGTGATGGTGGCGATCATTCGCCTCGCCGAGCCGTTGACCAAGGGTTCTCTTGGCATTCAGGGCATTCCGTTCCCGAAGGTGTTCGGCGTCACGCTGTACACGCAGCAGATGATGTATCTGCTTGACGTGATCGTGCTGCTTGTCACGCTGGTCATCGTCATGCGTATCCGAACCGCTCATCTGGGGCGCGTGTTCGAGGCCGTGGGATCGGATCGCGAGGCTTCGGAGGCGCTGTCCATCCGCACTGGCGCCTATAAGGCGCTCGCGTATGCGCTTGCCGCGTTTTTCGCAGGTCTCGCCGGTTCGTTGCTCGCGCACCAGTACACGTACATTGATCCGACGATCTTCAACTCGAACATGTCGATTCTCATCCTGACCATCATCGTGCTTGGTGGTATGAACTCTCCGCTCGGCGCGGTGCTTGGCTCCATAGTGCTGATCGGAGCGCCCGAGTTGCTGCGTTTCGCTTCCGACGCGCGCATCCTGCTGTATGGCGTGCTGCTGGTGCTTGTCATCTTGTTCCGTCCCCAGGGCCTGTTCGCCCGGAAAGGCTGA
- a CDS encoding trans-sulfuration enzyme family protein, translating into MTRFNTQLVHGLPVDDNDTGAVNPPIYNSTTYAFERVDAMPRYDYARSGNPTRDFLERQIAQLEQGKRGFAFASGLAAIHAVLSTFKPGDRIVVGDNIYGGTYSQLNEFFTRWGLVVESVNTRDDAALESAVRGDRANGVAPARAVYFETLTNPLLKVNDVRAISATAHRHGALSIVDNTFATPYLQQPLSLGADVVIHSATKYLAGHSDVNAGLVVVSSEDLANRVYFAQNRLGGVLAPAECDSVRRGIQTLALRMDRQQENANALARYLLAHPLVKSVHYPGLPGAGDQRLAAKGLKGAGGVLSFEVVPGVDPADVLNNLHIFRLAVSLGAVESLAELPCRMTHFELPREERLKVGITDELVRLAVGIEDANDLIEDLGQAFDIAYARYRERHIDSDVLGALTPKVFA; encoded by the coding sequence ATGACCAGATTCAATACTCAGCTCGTTCACGGACTGCCGGTTGACGACAATGACACCGGAGCAGTGAATCCGCCGATCTACAATTCGACGACATATGCCTTTGAGAGGGTCGATGCGATGCCCCGCTACGATTACGCGCGCAGCGGCAACCCCACGCGTGATTTCCTGGAGCGGCAGATCGCCCAGCTTGAACAGGGAAAGCGTGGTTTTGCGTTCGCCTCCGGTCTGGCTGCGATCCATGCGGTGCTCAGTACCTTCAAGCCCGGCGACCGTATCGTCGTGGGAGACAATATCTACGGTGGAACGTACTCGCAGCTCAATGAGTTCTTCACCCGTTGGGGGCTTGTGGTCGAATCGGTCAATACCAGGGATGACGCCGCTTTGGAGTCCGCAGTGCGGGGCGATCGCGCGAACGGCGTCGCGCCCGCCCGGGCCGTCTATTTCGAGACCCTGACCAATCCGCTGCTCAAGGTCAATGACGTGCGCGCCATCTCCGCGACGGCGCATCGTCACGGCGCATTGTCCATCGTGGACAACACGTTCGCGACCCCGTACCTGCAGCAGCCGCTTTCCCTCGGCGCGGATGTGGTGATTCATTCCGCCACCAAGTACTTGGCCGGCCACTCCGACGTCAATGCCGGTCTTGTGGTCGTATCCAGTGAGGATCTGGCCAATCGCGTGTACTTCGCGCAGAATCGTCTCGGTGGGGTCCTGGCGCCCGCCGAATGTGATTCGGTGCGTCGCGGCATACAGACGTTGGCCTTGCGTATGGATCGTCAGCAGGAAAACGCGAACGCCCTCGCCCGGTATCTGCTCGCTCACCCATTGGTCAAATCCGTTCACTATCCAGGATTGCCCGGTGCCGGCGATCAGCGGCTCGCAGCCAAGGGGTTGAAGGGCGCCGGCGGCGTGCTGAGCTTCGAAGTGGTGCCTGGCGTGGACCCTGCGGATGTGCTCAACAACCTGCACATCTTCCGATTGGCTGTGTCCCTTGGTGCCGTGGAATCGCTTGCGGAACTGCCTTGCCGCATGACGCATTTCGAACTGCCCCGGGAGGAGCGTCTGAAGGTCGGCATCACCGATGAGCTGGTGCGTCTCGCCGTCGGCATCGAGGATGCGAACGATCTGATCGAAGACCTCGGACAGGCTTTCGATATCGCCTATGCCCGATACAGGGAACGCCACATCGACTCCGATGTACTTGGCGCATTGACTCCGAAGGTGTTCGCTTGA